A single genomic interval of Gossypium raimondii isolate GPD5lz chromosome 11, ASM2569854v1, whole genome shotgun sequence harbors:
- the LOC105804645 gene encoding light-inducible protein CPRF2: MHKTTKKPANDPTNHTMDRVFSVEEVPDHFWSSSAADGGDDDKNKSPSSEMNRSASEWAFQQFLREEVDKKGEDNEEEEAKENGCFENNKHDNSPADVEDYQAFLKKKLNLACAAVAMSMASFAKPQDSAARADSGPQASNTPQLGSKTVSRGAGDKDDNAVAEVPSFPSGQKKLRAQVRPSTSTGSSKEQSDEDEVEGENETMENMDPADVKRVRRMLSNRESARRSRRRKQAHLTELESQVSQLRVENANLLKSLTDISQRYNEAAVNNRILKADVETLKAKVKMAVEAVKRTTGLNPVFHALPEIPSMSSFDGCPSDTSTDAAVYEEDGPKHTLYQAAANDSISTHELRINNALADISSVENIQPVSEGSAVTGNKIGRTASLQRVASLEHLQKRIHGGVSLNGKQ; encoded by the exons ATGCATAAAACGACGAAAAAGCCCGCAAACGACCCAACCAATCACACAATGGATAGAGTTTTCTCCGTTGAAGAAGTTCCCGACCATTTCTGGTCTTCTTCCGCCGCCGACGGTGGCGACGACGATAAAAACAAAAGCCCTAGTTCTGAAATGAACCGTAGTGCTTCGGAGTGGGCTTTTCAGCAGTTCCTTAGAGAAGAAGTTGATAAGAAAGGTGAAGATAACGAAGAGGAGGAAGCTAAGGAGAATGGgtgttttgaaaataataaacacgACAATAGTCCTGCAGATGTAGAGGATTATCAGGCTTTTCTTAAGAAGAAACTTAACTTGGCTTGTGCTGCTGTTGCCATGTCAATG GCTTCTTTTGCAAAACCTCAAGACTCTGCTGCTAGAGCCGACAGTGGGCCACAGGCATCTAATACTCCGCAATTGGGATCCAAAACTGTTTCCAGAG GAGCTGGTGACAAGGATGATAATGCAGTGGCTGAAGTTCCTTCTTTTCCCAGTGGACAGAAAAAACTTAGAGCTCAAGTGAGGCCAAGCACAAGTACTGGATCGTCAAAAGAACAGTCGGACGAGGATGAAGTTGAAGGTGAAAATGAAACAATGGAGAACATGGATCCTGCTGATGTAAAACGTGTAAGGAG GATGCTTTCAAATCGAGAGTCTGCTAGGCGTTCTAGAAGAAGAAAACAGGCCCATTTGACAGAACTTGAGTCACAG GTTTCTCAATTAAGAGTTGaaaatgcaaacttattgaagagtttgaCTGACATTAGTCAAAGGTACAATGAAGCAGCAGTTAACAACAGAATTTTAAAAGCTGATGTTGAAACATTGAAAGCAAAG GTAAAAATGGCTGTAGAGGCAGTCAAAAGAACTACTGGTTTGAACCCTGTGTTCCATGCATTGCCTGAGATACCGAGCATGTCATCATTTGATGGATGTCCCTCTGATACTTCAACGGATGCTGCAGTTTATGAGGAAGATGGTCCAAAGCATACCCTTTATCAGGCTGCTGCTAACGATTCAATATCCACTCATGAACTTAGAATCAACAATGCACTCGCAGATATTTCTTCAGTTGAAAATATACAACCTGTTTCTGAAGGATCAGCAGTGACAGGAAACAAAATTGGGCGGACAGCTTCTTTGCAGCGAGTGGCTAGCTTGGAGCATCTGCAAAAGCGGATCCATGGGGGTGTAAGCCTGAATGGGAAGCAATAG
- the LOC105804646 gene encoding ferrochelatase-1, chloroplastic-like, with product MEASSLSGVLSYTKLCGGSLYYSDDRFSRRIASFSRHSFNGFNGVNKPSSKALIKGPFLSDGLIQRRNLHLQAICRVGVYTLSENDVVESHHSHAMEEKIGVLLLNLGGPETLKDVQPFLYNLFVDPLPGLFKLLQRPLAKLISVLRAPKSEEGYAAIGGSSHLRKITDEQANALRMALEAKNVNVSVYVGMRYWYPFTEEVIEQVVVKLIKAVFDRGKYFPELLYSSCCPSLYLSILTPVGGLGRYFHKRFVMDRNQHQMAIAGVVASVLAFGAL from the exons atGGAGGCATCATCTTTATCTGGAGTTCTTTCATATACCAAACTTTGTGGTGGAAGTCTCTACTATTCTGATGATAGATTTTCAAg ACGCATTGCGTCTTTCTCACGACATTCATTTAATGGATTCAATGGTGTGAATAAACCTTCATCTAAAGCCCTTATCAAAGGACCCTTTCTCAGTGATGGCCTAATTCAGAGGAGAAATCTGCATTTGCAAGCAATTTGCAGGGTGGGGGTTTACACCTTGAGTGAAAATGATGTTGTGGAATCTCATCACTCACATGCCATGGAGGAAAAAATTGGGGTTCTTCTTTTGAACCTTGGAGGGCCAGAGACACTTAAAGATGTTCAACCTTTTCTATATAACTTGTTTGTTGATCCT TTGCCTGGGCTGTTTAAGTTACTTCAACGGCCATTGGCGAAGCTAATATCTGTTCTTCGAGCTCCGAAAAGTGAAGAAGGGTATGCTGCCATTGGTGGCAGCTCGCATTTGCGTAAAATAACTGATGAACAG GCAAATGCTCTTCGAATGGCTTTGGAGGCAAAGAATGTGAATGTCAGTGTGTATGTTGGAATGCGATATTGGTATCCATTCACAGAGGAGGTCATTGAGCAG GTGGTTGTTAAGTTGATTAAGGCTGTGTTTGATaggggaaaatattttccggaattG CTATATAGTTCTTGCTGTCCTAGCCTCTACCTCAGCATTCTTACTCCTGTTGGTGGCCTTGGTCGATATTTTCATAAGAGGTTTGTG ATGGATCGTAATCAACATCAAATGGCAATTGCCGGAGTCGTGGCTTCAGTTTTAGCTTTTGGGGCTctttag
- the LOC105804644 gene encoding transcription factor UNE12: MAGNQQQEAGLGDDFFEQILAVPPGYGGGATLPMGLQLGSSGGATGASGGDSGGGGFRGIGMMPLGLNLEHGFLRHEDGVVVDNNNNNASCSAASAVSGISERDSMHMVSLFPPFGQMQTQQIRASPPPPQPPPQLHQPFHSQPTSGPVAAAPHPPAVRPRVRARRGQATDPHSIAERLRRERIAERMKALQELVPSCNKTDRAAMLDEIVDYVKFLRLQVKVLSMSRLGAAGAVAQLVADVPLLSVEGDGAGGGTQPAWEKWSNDGTEQQVAKLMEEDIGAAMQFLQSKALCIVPISLASAIFPAHQPDAPTIVKPESNTPS, encoded by the exons ATGGCAGGTAATCAACAACAGGAAGCCGGGTTAGGTGATGATTTCTTTGAACAGATCCTGGCAGTACCACCAGGCTATGGTGGTGGTGCCACCTTGCCTATGGGGTTGCAGTTAGGTTCAAGTGGTGGTGCAACTGGCGCCAGTGGTGGCGATAGTGGTGGTGGTGGGTTTAGAGGAATAGGCATGATGCCTTTAGGGTTGAATTTGGAACATGGATTCTTAAGACATGAAGATGGAGTTGTAGttgacaacaacaacaacaatgcTTCTTGTTCAGCTGCTTCTGCTGTTTCTGGAATCAGT GAGAGAGATTCTATGCATATGGTAAGCTTGTTTCCACCTTTTGGACAAATGCAAACTCAGCAAATCCGCGCTTCACCGCCACCTCCTCAGCCTCCACCGCAGCTCCACCAG CCATTTCACAGCCAGCCAACATCAGGTCCAGTTGCTGCTGCACCGCACCCACCTGCCGTCCGTCCAAGGGTACGGGCTAGGCGAGGACAGGCAACGGATCCCCACAGTATTGCTGAGCGG TTGCGTAGAGAAAGAATAGCTGAAAGAATGAAGGCTTTGCAAGAGTTGGTTCCTAGCTGCAATAAG ACGGATAGGGCCGCTATGCTTGATGAAATTGTGGATTATGTGAAGTTTCTTAGACTTCAAGTTAAG GTTCTGAGCATGAGCAGACTCGGTGCAGCAGGTGCGGTGGCTCAGCTTGTTGCCGATGTACCCCTACTATCCGTTGAG GGTGATGGTGCAGGAGGTGGAACCCAGCCTGCTTGGGAGAAATGGTCAAACGATGGCACTGAACAGCAAGTCGCTAAGCTGATGGAAGAAGACATCGGAGCTGCCATGCAGTTTCTTCAGTCCAAGGCACTTTGCATCGTGCCGATATCACTGGCATCTGCGATCTTCCCTGCACATCAACCTGATGCACCAACAATCGTCAAACCCGAATCAAACACTCCTTCgtaa